In Streptomyces sp. NBC_01707, a genomic segment contains:
- a CDS encoding glycosyltransferase, whose translation MRVLLSTYGSRGDVEPLVGLAVQLRALGAEVRVCAPPDEDFTKRLADVGVPMVPVGRSARALTTASPPPSSANLPRRAAELIASQFAAVTAAAEGCDVLVATGAMPAAAGARSVAEKLGIRSVSVTFQQLTLPSPHHPPLAYPGRPFPPDVTDNRVLWDLDVQHIDALFGEALNVNRASVGLPPVSNVRDYVIGDRPWLATDPTLDPWQETPDLDVVQTGAWILPDERPLPDGLEAFLGDGEPPVYVGFGSMAMHASEDVAQVAVEAVRAQGRRVLASRGWAGLALTDDQDDCFVVGEVNQQALFGRVAAVVHHGGAGTTTTAARAGAPQVVVPQLADQPYWAGRVAGLGIGAAHDGPAPTAESLSAALTTALTPETRARARAVAGAIRTDGATVAAKLLLDTISRERASMPA comes from the coding sequence GTGCGTGTGTTGCTGTCTACGTATGGGTCGCGCGGGGACGTCGAACCGCTGGTGGGACTCGCGGTGCAGTTGCGGGCACTCGGTGCGGAGGTGCGGGTGTGCGCGCCGCCGGACGAGGACTTCACGAAGCGCCTGGCCGATGTCGGCGTGCCGATGGTGCCCGTCGGCCGGTCGGCGCGCGCGCTGACGACCGCGTCGCCGCCGCCGTCGTCGGCGAACCTTCCCCGGCGCGCCGCCGAGTTGATCGCCAGTCAGTTCGCCGCGGTCACCGCGGCAGCCGAGGGATGTGACGTGCTGGTGGCGACCGGCGCGATGCCGGCCGCGGCCGGCGCGCGGTCGGTGGCCGAGAAACTGGGCATCCGCTCCGTGTCCGTGACCTTCCAGCAGCTCACCCTGCCGTCGCCGCACCACCCGCCGCTGGCCTATCCGGGCCGGCCGTTCCCGCCGGACGTGACCGACAACCGGGTCCTGTGGGACCTGGACGTCCAGCACATCGACGCGCTGTTCGGCGAGGCGCTCAACGTCAACCGGGCGTCGGTCGGCCTGCCCCCGGTGAGCAATGTCCGCGACTACGTCATCGGTGACCGGCCGTGGCTGGCGACGGACCCGACCCTCGACCCGTGGCAGGAGACGCCGGACCTCGACGTCGTACAGACCGGAGCGTGGATCCTGCCGGACGAACGCCCTCTCCCGGACGGCCTGGAAGCGTTCCTCGGGGACGGCGAACCACCGGTGTACGTGGGGTTCGGAAGCATGGCCATGCACGCCTCGGAGGACGTCGCCCAGGTGGCCGTGGAGGCCGTCCGCGCGCAGGGCCGCCGCGTACTCGCCTCCCGTGGCTGGGCCGGCCTGGCCCTGACCGACGACCAGGACGACTGCTTCGTCGTCGGCGAGGTCAACCAGCAGGCACTGTTCGGCCGGGTGGCCGCCGTCGTGCACCACGGCGGCGCGGGCACCACGACGACGGCCGCCCGGGCCGGCGCGCCTCAGGTGGTGGTACCCCAGCTGGCGGACCAGCCCTACTGGGCCGGCCGGGTGGCCGGCCTGGGCATCGGTGCCGCCCACGACGGACCCGCCCCGACCGCCGAGTCCCTGTCCGCGGCGCTCACGACTGCCCTGACACCCGAGACCCGCGCCCGGGCGAGGGCCGTGGCCGGCGCGATCCGCACCGACGGGGCGACGGTGGCCGCGAAGCTGCTGCTCGACACGATCAGCCGGGAAAGGGCATCGATGCCCGCGTGA
- a CDS encoding TetR/AcrR family transcriptional regulator, producing MTVDREQVLRSAAALLTRKSTATMDEVAKAAGIGRATLHRHFAGRDALVRALESLGIQEFEAALDAAALDEGPSEQALRRLIAAVEPSAGLLSFLVTENQLFEGDEVNEGWNRLDARVSAFFRRGQERGEIRIDLTPAWLTEALYGLVSTGAWAVQAGRIAGQDFQYMIVELLLGGARRSVEQ from the coding sequence ATGACTGTCGACCGTGAGCAGGTGCTGCGCAGCGCCGCCGCTCTGCTGACCCGTAAATCGACCGCCACCATGGATGAGGTCGCCAAGGCCGCGGGCATCGGACGCGCCACCCTGCACCGGCACTTCGCCGGACGGGACGCCCTGGTCAGAGCGTTGGAGAGCCTGGGGATCCAGGAGTTCGAAGCGGCTCTCGACGCCGCCGCGCTCGACGAAGGGCCCTCGGAGCAGGCGCTGCGCCGACTGATCGCGGCTGTCGAACCGAGTGCCGGACTGCTGTCCTTCCTCGTCACTGAGAACCAGCTCTTCGAGGGCGACGAGGTGAACGAGGGCTGGAACCGGCTCGACGCGCGGGTCTCCGCCTTCTTCCGGCGCGGCCAGGAGCGCGGCGAGATCCGGATCGACCTGACCCCCGCCTGGCTGACCGAGGCCCTGTACGGGCTCGTCTCCACCGGCGCCTGGGCCGTCCAGGCCGGCCGGATCGCCGGACAGGACTTCCAGTACATGATCGTCGAGCTGTTGCTCGGCGGAGCACGCCGGAGCGTGGAGCAATGA
- a CDS encoding MFS transporter, which produces MTSIEQHAETSDELRRPGRWIALAVLVLAVLLVAIDATVLGLATPFLTEDLEPTGTQLLWIGDVYSFVIAGLLVSMGSLGDRIGRKKLLLSGATAFGAVSVLNAYASSPEMMILARALLGVAGATLMPSTLALIRNLFNDPRERSLAIGIWGAMASAGAAVGPVVGGFLLEHFWWGSVFLINLPVMAVLVVVGVRMIPESKNPAPGPWDLMSVALSLVGMIGVVYGIKELAAHGASWEVAVTGIGGAAALWGFVRRQLTLPDPLLDMRLFHHRGFSGAVLADLLTILGLSGLVFFLSQFLQLVQGRGPLEAGLAELPAAVGAVACGLIAGRAARRFTVRFVVSAGLAAVGAALAAVTFVHQGTGYPLIGLLLLVVGIGAGFAFTVTSDVILSSVPKEHAGSASAVSETAYELGAALGIALLGSIVTGVYQDFVTPHGVPAEAATAAHESLGGAVEVAHGLPAEQAHALVAAAQDSFVDGLHIAAGIGAVVLIATAAAAWFLLRGQALEEEIEHP; this is translated from the coding sequence ATGACCAGCATCGAACAGCACGCGGAGACCTCGGACGAGCTGCGCCGCCCCGGACGGTGGATCGCGCTGGCCGTGCTCGTCCTCGCCGTGCTGCTGGTGGCCATCGACGCCACGGTCCTGGGCCTTGCGACGCCGTTCCTCACCGAGGACCTCGAGCCGACCGGCACCCAGCTGCTCTGGATCGGCGACGTCTACTCGTTCGTCATCGCCGGCCTCCTGGTCTCCATGGGCAGTCTCGGTGACCGCATCGGCCGCAAGAAGCTGCTGCTGAGCGGCGCCACGGCGTTCGGCGCGGTCTCCGTGCTCAACGCGTACGCGAGCAGCCCCGAGATGATGATCCTGGCGCGGGCGCTGCTCGGCGTCGCGGGCGCCACCTTGATGCCGTCCACCCTCGCCCTGATCCGCAACCTCTTCAACGACCCGCGCGAGCGCTCCCTGGCCATCGGTATCTGGGGTGCCATGGCCTCCGCGGGCGCGGCAGTCGGCCCGGTCGTCGGCGGGTTCCTGCTTGAGCACTTCTGGTGGGGGTCGGTCTTCCTGATCAACCTGCCGGTGATGGCGGTCCTCGTGGTCGTCGGCGTCCGGATGATCCCGGAGTCGAAGAATCCGGCGCCGGGCCCCTGGGACCTGATGAGTGTCGCGCTCTCCCTGGTCGGCATGATCGGTGTCGTGTACGGCATCAAGGAACTGGCCGCGCACGGGGCGAGCTGGGAGGTAGCCGTCACCGGCATCGGCGGTGCGGCCGCGCTCTGGGGGTTCGTACGCAGGCAGCTCACGCTGCCGGATCCGCTGCTGGACATGCGGCTGTTCCACCACCGGGGATTCTCGGGCGCGGTCCTCGCCGATCTGCTGACCATCCTCGGCCTGTCCGGGCTGGTCTTCTTCCTCTCCCAGTTCCTGCAGCTGGTCCAGGGGCGCGGCCCGCTGGAGGCCGGACTCGCCGAGTTGCCGGCCGCGGTCGGCGCGGTGGCCTGCGGTCTGATCGCCGGTCGGGCCGCCCGCCGGTTCACGGTCCGGTTCGTGGTGTCCGCCGGGCTCGCGGCGGTCGGGGCCGCGCTCGCCGCCGTCACCTTCGTCCACCAGGGGACCGGCTATCCACTGATCGGTCTTCTGCTGCTGGTCGTCGGTATCGGCGCGGGCTTCGCCTTCACCGTGACCTCCGACGTGATCCTCTCCAGCGTCCCGAAGGAGCACGCGGGCTCCGCGTCCGCGGTCTCCGAGACGGCGTACGAACTCGGCGCCGCCCTCGGCATCGCCCTGCTCGGCTCCATCGTCACCGGCGTCTACCAGGACTTCGTCACCCCGCACGGCGTTCCGGCCGAAGCCGCCACGGCGGCCCACGAATCCCTGGGCGGCGCCGTCGAAGTGGCTCACGGCCTCCCGGCGGAGCAGGCGCACGCACTGGTCGCGGCGGCACAGGACTCGTTCGTCGACGGGTTGCACATCGCCGCGGGCATCGGCGCCGTGGTCCTGATCGCGACGGCGGCCGCCGCCTGGTTCCTGCTGCGCGGCCAGGCGCTGGAGGAGGAGATCGAGCATCCGTAG
- a CDS encoding 1-acyl-sn-glycerol-3-phosphate acyltransferase, which translates to MSRHALIKAVLGPLLRLMFRPQVEGVKNIPGDGPVILAGNHLTFIDSMIMPICCDRPVFYIGKDEYVTGKGLKGRMMAWFFTGCGMIPVDRDGGRGGVAALMTGRRVLEEGKAFAIYPEGTRSPDGRLYRGRTGIARLTLMTGAPVVPFAMIGTDKLQPGGAGLPRPGKVTVRFGEPMEFSRYEGMDRDRYVLRAVTDSVMAEVMRLSGQEYVDMYATKAKAA; encoded by the coding sequence TTGTCCCGACACGCACTCATCAAGGCAGTGCTCGGACCGCTCTTGCGCCTGATGTTCCGCCCCCAGGTGGAAGGCGTGAAGAACATCCCCGGAGACGGTCCGGTGATCCTCGCGGGCAACCATCTGACGTTCATCGACTCGATGATCATGCCGATCTGCTGCGACCGGCCGGTGTTCTACATCGGCAAGGACGAGTACGTGACGGGCAAGGGGCTCAAGGGCCGGATGATGGCCTGGTTCTTCACCGGCTGCGGCATGATCCCGGTGGACCGGGACGGCGGACGCGGCGGTGTCGCGGCGCTGATGACGGGCCGTCGGGTGCTGGAGGAGGGCAAGGCGTTCGCCATCTACCCGGAGGGCACCCGCTCCCCCGACGGGCGGCTCTACCGGGGCCGTACGGGCATCGCACGGCTGACGCTGATGACGGGCGCGCCGGTGGTGCCGTTCGCGATGATCGGCACGGACAAGCTGCAGCCAGGTGGTGCGGGACTCCCCAGGCCCGGCAAGGTGACGGTCCGGTTCGGTGAGCCGATGGAGTTCTCCCGCTACGAGGGCATGGACCGCGACCGCTACGTGCTGCGGGCGGTGACGGACTCCGTGATGGCCGAGGTGATGCGGCTCTCCGGCCAGGAGTACGTCGACATGTATGCGACGAAGGCCAAGGCGGCCTGA
- a CDS encoding glycerophosphodiester phosphodiesterase yields the protein MTERAQANPGRRTVLGAGAAVLGAAALGVPGTANAAENTAGSADGRSGGHGHRLDLPVPTVIGHRGTSGYRPEHTLGSYQLALDMGAHIIEQDLVPTKDGHLVCRHENDITATTDVSAHPEFASRRTTKTVDGVSLTGWFTEDFTLAELKTLRAKERIPGNRQKNTLYDGRWEVPTFEEVLQWADREGRRRGKQVWLYVETKHPTYFRGLGLGLEEPLAKLLRRYDRHRKQSPLILQSFEPTSIQRLSKLVATPRVVLLSGAGTKPWDFVATGDPRTVDDLVKPSGLAWMASFAQGIGPTLDLIIPKDASGRLATPTTLVKDAHAKGLILHPYTMRNENTFLPADFRRGTDPNAYGDAFGAFQAYFATGIDGIFSDNPDTALLAAADFAGN from the coding sequence ATGACAGAGCGTGCGCAGGCGAACCCCGGTCGGCGGACCGTCCTGGGGGCGGGAGCGGCCGTCCTGGGAGCGGCCGCCCTCGGAGTTCCGGGAACGGCGAACGCCGCCGAGAACACGGCCGGGTCCGCCGACGGGCGGTCCGGCGGCCACGGTCACCGGCTGGACCTGCCGGTGCCGACCGTCATCGGGCACCGCGGCACCAGCGGCTACCGCCCCGAGCACACCCTCGGCTCGTACCAGCTGGCGCTCGACATGGGTGCGCACATCATCGAGCAGGACCTGGTGCCCACCAAGGACGGCCACCTCGTCTGCCGTCACGAGAACGACATAACCGCCACCACCGATGTCTCCGCCCACCCCGAGTTCGCGAGCCGCAGGACGACGAAGACCGTCGACGGCGTCTCCCTCACCGGCTGGTTCACCGAGGACTTCACCCTCGCCGAGCTGAAGACGCTGCGCGCCAAGGAGCGCATCCCCGGCAACCGTCAGAAGAACACGCTCTACGACGGCCGCTGGGAGGTTCCCACCTTCGAAGAGGTGCTCCAGTGGGCCGACCGCGAGGGTCGCAGGCGCGGGAAGCAGGTCTGGCTGTACGTCGAGACGAAGCACCCCACCTACTTCCGCGGTCTCGGCCTCGGCCTGGAGGAGCCGCTTGCCAAGCTGCTGCGCCGCTACGACCGACACCGCAAGCAGTCGCCGCTCATCCTCCAGTCCTTCGAGCCCACCAGCATCCAGCGGCTGTCGAAGCTCGTGGCCACCCCGCGGGTCGTCCTGCTCTCCGGCGCAGGAACGAAGCCCTGGGACTTCGTGGCGACCGGTGACCCGCGCACCGTCGACGATCTCGTGAAGCCCTCGGGGCTGGCGTGGATGGCGTCCTTCGCGCAGGGCATCGGCCCCACCCTGGACCTGATCATTCCGAAGGACGCGTCGGGCCGGCTCGCCACGCCGACCACCCTGGTGAAGGACGCGCACGCGAAGGGTCTGATCCTGCACCCGTACACCATGCGCAACGAGAACACCTTCCTGCCCGCCGACTTCCGGCGGGGGACGGACCCCAACGCGTACGGCGACGCATTCGGCGCGTTCCAGGCGTACTTCGCGACAGGTATCGACGGGATCTTCTCCGACAACCCGGACACGGCTCTGCTTGCCGCGGCCGACTTCGCCGGGAACTGA
- a CDS encoding sigma-70 family RNA polymerase sigma factor, translated as MTLLADAGAQAPAAVVHALYPLVSAEATAEASDAAAGAAVEPADLEQAVWLRLLELLADRRPPADPARWVRDTVRAEVRRARRTARRELPYVDEATADPARCPERSAVGADERRALHAAVGRLPGRCAGLLTAMLAPGDPTYREIAGKLGMSQGSLGPIRSRCLGCLRRMLAAEVVVPELRG; from the coding sequence ATGACGCTTCTCGCAGACGCCGGCGCCCAGGCGCCAGCCGCCGTGGTCCACGCCCTGTACCCCCTCGTCAGCGCCGAGGCGACGGCCGAGGCGAGCGACGCGGCGGCGGGTGCGGCAGTCGAACCCGCCGATCTCGAACAGGCGGTCTGGCTGCGGCTGCTGGAGCTGCTCGCGGACCGGCGACCGCCGGCGGACCCGGCGCGCTGGGTCCGCGACACCGTACGCGCGGAGGTGCGCCGTGCCCGCCGTACCGCCCGGCGTGAACTTCCGTACGTCGACGAGGCCACCGCGGATCCTGCCCGTTGCCCCGAGCGGTCGGCGGTCGGCGCCGACGAACGCAGGGCGCTGCACGCCGCGGTGGGCCGGCTGCCCGGGCGGTGCGCCGGGCTGCTCACCGCGATGCTCGCTCCGGGCGACCCCACCTACCGGGAGATCGCAGGGAAGTTGGGTATGTCACAAGGCAGTTTGGGTCCGATCCGTTCCCGATGCCTTGGATGTCTGCGCAGAATGCTCGCGGCGGAGGTTGTCGTTCCTGAACTGCGGGGATAG
- a CDS encoding GNAT family N-acetyltransferase yields MGMSVIISAATTEDAEQILKLQYLCFQSEAELYGNYRIDPLVQTLESVRDELTANLVFVARLGDEVVGAVRGSIDPDGIGEIAKLCVHPRLQGHGLGARLLRAAESALADEQSATRFRLHTGHRSETNLRLYRRAGYAPVGNTTGQDGVRLILLEKDAAARAYVASA; encoded by the coding sequence ATGGGCATGAGTGTGATCATCTCGGCGGCGACGACAGAGGACGCCGAACAGATCTTGAAGCTCCAGTACCTCTGCTTTCAGAGCGAGGCGGAGCTGTACGGGAACTACCGGATCGACCCGCTCGTGCAGACCCTCGAATCGGTCCGTGACGAACTGACCGCGAACCTGGTGTTCGTGGCGCGGCTCGGGGACGAAGTCGTCGGCGCGGTACGCGGATCCATCGATCCGGACGGCATCGGGGAGATAGCCAAGCTCTGCGTCCATCCCCGGCTCCAGGGGCACGGACTCGGAGCCCGGCTGCTGCGGGCCGCCGAGTCCGCGCTAGCGGACGAGCAGTCGGCCACCCGCTTCCGGCTGCACACCGGGCACCGCAGCGAGACGAACCTGCGGCTCTACCGGCGGGCGGGTTACGCACCCGTGGGCAACACCACCGGTCAGGACGGTGTCCGGCTCATCCTGCTGGAGAAGGACGCCGCCGCGCGGGCCTACGTCGCCAGCGCCTGA
- a CDS encoding HAD family hydrolase, which yields MKIHAEALLFDNDGTLLSSIESVQRCWTRWAQEHGVTAEDFSGIELHGRTAVEIIAQLLPAERVDGALARIEQLEVEDVPGGVVVLPGTKELLGSLPAHRWAVVTSATRPLGEARLREAGIDFPVMIAAEDVTRGKPDPEPYLLAARRLGVDPARCVVFEDAPAGLRAGRAAGMTTVALATTHARAELVADVVVADLSAISVQVTATGVEISTAD from the coding sequence ATGAAGATCCACGCCGAGGCCCTGCTGTTCGACAACGACGGAACGCTGCTCTCCTCCATCGAGTCCGTCCAACGCTGCTGGACCAGGTGGGCACAGGAGCACGGCGTCACGGCTGAGGACTTCTCCGGCATCGAACTGCACGGCCGTACGGCCGTCGAGATCATCGCCCAGTTGCTGCCGGCGGAGCGGGTCGACGGAGCCCTGGCCCGTATCGAACAGCTGGAGGTCGAGGACGTCCCCGGCGGCGTCGTGGTGCTCCCCGGCACAAAGGAGCTGCTCGGTTCGCTGCCCGCGCACCGCTGGGCCGTCGTCACCTCAGCCACCCGCCCGCTGGGCGAGGCGCGGCTGCGCGAGGCAGGCATCGACTTCCCGGTCATGATCGCCGCCGAGGACGTCACCCGGGGCAAGCCGGATCCCGAGCCCTACCTCCTGGCGGCCCGTCGCCTCGGCGTCGACCCCGCCCGCTGCGTGGTCTTCGAGGACGCCCCCGCCGGACTGCGGGCCGGACGGGCGGCCGGGATGACGACCGTGGCCTTGGCCACAACGCACGCACGCGCGGAGCTGGTCGCCGACGTGGTCGTCGCTGATCTCTCCGCCATATCGGTGCAGGTCACAGCCACGGGAGTGGAAATCTCCACCGCGGACTGA
- a CDS encoding methionine ABC transporter ATP-binding protein, whose amino-acid sequence MITTTGLTKVYQSRGREVTALDGVDLHVREGEVYGVIGQSGAGKSSLIRCVNLLERPTSGTVTVAGQDLTALAGRGRRAGKELREARSRIGMVFQHFNLLASRNVQDNIELPLEILGVSGRDRTRKALELLDLVGLADKAKAYPGQLSGGQKQRVGIARALAGDPKVLLSDEATSALDPETTRSILQLLRDLNQQLGLTVLLITHEMDVVKTICDSAALMQKGRIVESGTVGELLATPGSQLAHELFPVGGTASGPDRTVVDVTFHGEAATQPVISQLSRTYNIDISILGAAMDTVGGNQVGRMRIELPGRFEENVVPIGFLREQGLQAEVVDTVAADGIPAQTPAALTQTPLTKEVAK is encoded by the coding sequence GTGATCACCACTACGGGCCTCACGAAGGTCTATCAGTCGCGCGGCCGAGAGGTCACTGCTCTGGACGGCGTCGACCTGCATGTCCGTGAGGGCGAGGTGTACGGCGTCATCGGACAGAGCGGTGCCGGCAAATCCTCCCTGATCCGCTGCGTCAACCTGCTGGAACGCCCCACCTCGGGCACCGTGACCGTGGCCGGCCAGGACCTCACCGCGCTCGCCGGCCGGGGCCGCCGGGCCGGCAAGGAGCTCCGCGAGGCGCGCAGCCGTATCGGCATGGTCTTCCAGCACTTCAACCTGCTGGCCTCGCGCAACGTCCAGGACAACATCGAGCTCCCGCTGGAGATCCTCGGCGTCTCCGGTCGCGACCGCACCCGTAAGGCCCTCGAACTCCTCGACCTGGTCGGCCTGGCCGACAAGGCGAAGGCCTACCCCGGCCAGCTCTCCGGCGGCCAGAAGCAGCGCGTCGGCATCGCCCGGGCGCTGGCCGGAGACCCCAAGGTGCTGCTCTCCGACGAGGCGACGTCCGCCCTCGACCCGGAGACCACCCGCTCCATCCTCCAACTGCTGCGCGACCTCAACCAGCAGCTCGGTCTGACCGTCCTGCTCATCACGCACGAGATGGACGTCGTCAAGACGATCTGCGACTCGGCCGCCCTGATGCAGAAGGGCCGCATCGTCGAGTCCGGCACGGTCGGCGAACTGCTCGCCACCCCCGGCTCCCAACTGGCCCACGAGCTGTTCCCGGTCGGCGGTACGGCCTCCGGTCCCGACCGGACGGTCGTCGACGTCACCTTCCACGGCGAGGCCGCGACCCAGCCGGTGATCTCGCAGCTCTCCCGTACGTACAACATCGACATCTCGATCCTGGGTGCCGCGATGGACACCGTCGGCGGCAACCAGGTCGGCCGGATGCGCATCGAGCTGCCCGGCCGTTTCGAGGAGAACGTCGTCCCGATCGGCTTCCTGCGCGAGCAGGGCCTGCAGGCCGAGGTCGTGGACACGGTGGCCGCCGACGGCATCCCCGCCCAGACCCCCGCCGCACTCACCCAGACCCCGCTCACCAAGGAGGTGGCCAAGTGA
- a CDS encoding methionine ABC transporter permease: MTWSEMQPLLSQGTVDTLYMVLWSAVVTVLVGLPLGVLLVLTDKGGLLQNTVVNKVVGVIVNIGRSLPFIILLIALIPFTTWVVGTFIGPTAMIVPLAVGAIPFFARLVETAVREVDHGLVEAVQSMGGSIPTIVRKVLLPQALPSLVSAVTTTVIVLIGYSAMAGAVGGEGLGSKAVTYGFQRFDNQFMLITVALLVVIVTVVQLIGDVAVRLLARRGRTAS, encoded by the coding sequence GTGACCTGGTCCGAAATGCAGCCACTGCTGTCCCAGGGAACCGTCGACACCCTCTACATGGTGCTGTGGTCCGCGGTCGTCACCGTTCTCGTCGGACTGCCGCTCGGCGTACTGCTGGTCCTCACCGACAAGGGTGGACTGCTCCAGAACACCGTGGTGAACAAGGTCGTCGGCGTGATCGTGAACATCGGCCGCTCGCTGCCGTTCATCATCCTGCTGATCGCTCTGATCCCCTTCACCACCTGGGTCGTCGGCACCTTCATCGGCCCGACCGCGATGATCGTGCCGCTCGCCGTCGGCGCCATCCCGTTCTTCGCCCGGCTCGTGGAGACGGCCGTCCGCGAGGTCGACCACGGGCTCGTCGAAGCCGTCCAGTCGATGGGCGGATCCATCCCGACGATCGTGCGGAAGGTCCTGCTGCCGCAGGCCCTGCCGTCGCTCGTCTCCGCGGTCACCACGACCGTCATCGTGCTCATCGGATACTCCGCGATGGCCGGTGCGGTCGGCGGCGAAGGGCTCGGCTCCAAGGCCGTCACCTACGGATTCCAGCGCTTCGACAACCAGTTCATGCTGATCACCGTCGCGCTGCTGGTCGTCATCGTGACCGTGGTCCAGCTGATCGGCGACGTGGCCGTGCGCCTGCTGGCCCGCCGGGGCCGCACCGCCTCCTGA